One window from the genome of Streptomyces sp. NBC_00287 encodes:
- a CDS encoding AIM24 family protein, which translates to MKGDLFSSEHMVQPATAPGMTVENAKCIRYAVSGEMLARQGAMIAYRGNLQFERKGQGVGGMLKRAVTGEGLPLMAVRGQGEAWFAHEAQNCFLVELDPGDEFTVNGRNVLCFDASLSYRIATVKGAGITGGGLFNSVFTGQGRLGLVCDGNPLVIPVSAQYPVYVDTDAVVGWSAGLATSLHRSQSIGSMLRGGSGEAVQLMLSGEGYVVVRPSEATPQKAQQH; encoded by the coding sequence ATGAAGGGTGACCTGTTTTCCAGCGAGCACATGGTCCAGCCCGCCACGGCGCCGGGCATGACGGTCGAGAACGCCAAGTGCATCAGATACGCGGTGAGCGGCGAGATGCTGGCCCGCCAGGGCGCGATGATCGCCTATCGGGGCAATCTCCAGTTCGAGCGCAAGGGCCAGGGCGTGGGCGGCATGCTCAAGCGTGCGGTCACCGGGGAGGGGTTGCCGCTGATGGCGGTGCGTGGACAGGGCGAGGCCTGGTTCGCGCACGAGGCGCAGAACTGCTTCCTCGTCGAGCTCGACCCCGGCGACGAGTTCACCGTCAACGGCCGCAACGTCCTGTGCTTCGACGCCTCGCTGTCGTACCGGATCGCGACCGTGAAGGGGGCCGGCATCACCGGCGGTGGCCTGTTCAACAGCGTGTTCACCGGGCAGGGCCGGCTGGGTCTGGTCTGCGACGGCAATCCGCTGGTGATCCCGGTGTCGGCGCAGTATCCGGTGTACGTCGACACGGACGCTGTGGTCGGCTGGAGCGCGGGCCTTGCGACCTCGCTGCACCGTTCGCAGTCCATAGGGTCGATGCTGCGCGGCGGCTCCGGGGAGGCCGTCCAGCTGATGCTGAGCGGGGAGGGCTATGTCGTCGTACGGCCGAGCGAGGCGACACCGCAGAAGGCCCAGCAGCACTGA
- a CDS encoding tetratricopeptide repeat protein: MYGKAFAPEYQGALTTLSVNSSLTDVLAAGTEELRAAERTGRHGEAARSGLAVAEAHRRLGQIGEADQAWKASYRAARLAGDTAAMAWALWSGGTLARQRGEFALARRLLQLAADLGERGGDVVVRGYSLAGLAETGRIQGDYEAVARLHEQLLAEARRRGEARHTVWALEGIAQIHRNTGSYDTAYALFEEAAEIAARAEDRRGHAWALRGLADIVSVRDGDTERALTLLSEAEAICRAMNLSSALAYNHKMRGNVLYRAGRYAEARELYEQALAEFRAMSEPRGQALARLGLTKSRARLGRDHAETAAELAELAGTLERIGLKHAREMVARAQEELGAEVVR; this comes from the coding sequence ATGTACGGCAAGGCATTCGCCCCGGAGTACCAGGGCGCCCTGACCACCCTCTCCGTGAACTCCTCGCTGACCGACGTCCTGGCGGCCGGCACCGAGGAGTTGCGGGCCGCCGAGCGCACGGGGCGGCACGGCGAGGCGGCGCGCTCGGGGCTCGCGGTCGCCGAGGCGCACCGACGGCTGGGGCAGATCGGGGAGGCGGATCAGGCGTGGAAGGCGAGTTACCGCGCGGCCCGCCTGGCCGGGGACACCGCGGCGATGGCCTGGGCGCTGTGGAGCGGCGGCACCCTGGCCCGGCAGCGAGGCGAGTTCGCGCTGGCCCGGCGCCTGCTCCAGCTCGCCGCCGACCTCGGCGAGCGCGGCGGGGACGTCGTCGTCCGCGGATACTCACTGGCCGGCCTCGCCGAAACGGGCCGGATCCAGGGCGACTACGAGGCCGTCGCCCGGCTGCACGAGCAACTGCTCGCCGAGGCCCGGCGGCGCGGCGAGGCGCGGCACACCGTGTGGGCACTGGAGGGCATCGCACAGATCCACCGCAACACCGGCTCCTACGACACCGCGTACGCCCTGTTCGAGGAGGCTGCCGAGATCGCCGCGCGCGCCGAGGACCGGCGCGGGCACGCCTGGGCGCTGCGCGGGCTCGCCGACATCGTATCGGTGCGCGACGGGGACACCGAGCGGGCGCTCACGCTGCTGTCCGAGGCGGAGGCGATCTGCCGGGCGATGAACCTCTCCAGCGCGCTCGCCTACAACCACAAGATGCGCGGCAACGTCCTGTACCGAGCGGGTCGTTACGCCGAGGCCCGGGAGCTGTACGAGCAGGCGCTCGCCGAGTTCCGCGCGATGAGCGAACCGCGCGGTCAGGCCCTGGCCCGCCTGGGCCTGACCAAGTCCAGGGCCCGACTGGGCCGCGACCACGCCGAGACGGCGGCCGAACTGGCGGAACTGGCAGGGACGTTGGAACGGATCGGCCTCAAGCACGCCCGGGAAATGGTGGCCCGGGCGCAGGAGGAGCTCGGCGCGGAGGTCGTACGGTGA
- a CDS encoding polyprenyl synthetase family protein yields the protein MTVFPSTAPLTGVQVLDRCRELVRPALAEAVGRLHPWVGEMAAYSFGWCEVGGAPVTASGGKGVRQALAVLCAEAVGGPTEAGTTAAVAVELVHAFSLLHDDIMDGDTARRRRPTVWKAYGTGPAVLTGDALFALAVETLAAAPGGAGAVRLLSVALGDLVRGQADDLLFATRPWAGPERVRPEEYRAMAEHKTGALLGCAAALGAALGGAPPATVAALDRAGRDLGIAFQIVDDVLGIWGDPAITGKPVHGDLRERKKTFPVLVALDTPLARRLAELLESGEDSGLAAALIEQAGGRSAALREARRRIAVAEAALDAVPLEAGAAGELRSLLDFLVRRDL from the coding sequence GTGACGGTCTTCCCCTCGACGGCGCCGCTGACCGGCGTCCAAGTACTGGACCGCTGCCGCGAGTTGGTCCGCCCCGCGCTCGCCGAGGCCGTGGGGCGGCTGCATCCCTGGGTGGGTGAGATGGCCGCGTACTCCTTCGGCTGGTGCGAGGTGGGCGGCGCACCGGTCACCGCCTCCGGGGGCAAGGGGGTGCGGCAGGCGCTGGCCGTGCTCTGCGCCGAGGCGGTGGGCGGTCCCACCGAGGCCGGGACGACGGCCGCGGTGGCGGTGGAGCTGGTGCACGCCTTCTCGCTACTGCACGACGACATCATGGACGGCGACACGGCCCGCCGCCGGCGCCCCACGGTGTGGAAGGCCTACGGCACCGGTCCGGCCGTCCTCACGGGCGACGCCCTGTTCGCGCTGGCCGTCGAGACGCTCGCCGCGGCACCCGGGGGCGCCGGCGCCGTACGGCTGCTGTCCGTGGCGCTCGGGGATCTGGTGCGCGGGCAGGCCGACGACCTGCTGTTCGCGACCCGCCCCTGGGCGGGACCGGAGCGGGTGCGGCCCGAGGAGTACCGGGCGATGGCCGAGCACAAGACGGGTGCGTTGCTGGGCTGTGCGGCCGCGTTGGGTGCCGCGCTCGGCGGGGCGCCGCCCGCGACGGTCGCCGCGCTGGACCGGGCCGGGCGGGACCTCGGCATCGCCTTCCAGATCGTCGACGACGTCCTCGGCATCTGGGGCGACCCCGCCATCACCGGCAAGCCCGTCCACGGCGATCTGCGGGAACGCAAGAAGACGTTCCCGGTGCTGGTCGCGCTCGACACTCCCCTGGCCCGGCGGCTGGCCGAACTCCTGGAATCCGGCGAGGATTCCGGCCTCGCGGCCGCGCTGATCGAACAGGCCGGCGGCCGGTCGGCCGCGCTGCGCGAGGCCCGGCGCCGGATCGCCGTCGCGGAGGCCGCCCTGGACGCCGTACCTCTGGAAGCGGGCGCGGCCGGGGAGTTGCGGTCGCTGCTGGACTTTCTGGTGCGACGCGACCTCTGA
- a CDS encoding serine/threonine-protein kinase, with amino-acid sequence MVKAHVSTPVLVAGRYRLVEVVSRETNRVCWYGEDIGVERPVLITQIGLPDDPGGEEARRITARVVRTSERMALMVADRVAEVVDVVEESGTLWVVTRWIDGVPLSELLAQRGTLNYVRAARIGLELLDVLEAAHGQGITHGELSPAQVFVRDEGSVVVTGFGLAGATLAPRLSAPAYASPEQARDERFGPATDMWSLGALLYTMLEGRPPFRDRGRPEATLKGVDRLPLRTPVRAGPLTQAVQGLLRKDPVERLPRPVVREALVRTLDEETAVAMPSPRLRGRYAHCPGWSNRTMIAGTALAVVTVAVAVLAVTDRLPGGSDSPAAGAKPGATTPSATASASPSPSATPSPTPTESPFGRYDSPQGFSVTLPEGWQPLSTNRVSDLAYRVVLGAEGDPRTLTVTYSERVGPDPVAVWRDVEPGLKQAGGYRRIGEIRATTYRGREAAEMEWLANADGTRVRTFGRGYLIGGGRGYSLRWTAAAADWDDADNREALATALRTFQEPSD; translated from the coding sequence ATGGTCAAGGCGCACGTCTCCACACCCGTGTTGGTCGCCGGGAGATACCGGCTCGTCGAGGTGGTCAGTCGGGAGACCAACCGCGTCTGCTGGTACGGCGAGGACATCGGGGTGGAGCGGCCCGTTCTGATCACACAGATCGGGCTGCCGGACGATCCGGGTGGGGAGGAGGCGCGCCGGATCACCGCGCGCGTCGTTCGGACCTCCGAGCGGATGGCGTTGATGGTTGCCGACCGGGTCGCCGAAGTCGTCGATGTCGTCGAGGAGTCGGGCACGCTCTGGGTGGTCACTCGGTGGATCGACGGTGTGCCGCTGAGCGAACTCCTTGCCCAGCGGGGCACGTTGAACTATGTCCGGGCCGCGCGCATCGGTCTGGAACTGCTCGACGTACTGGAGGCCGCGCACGGGCAGGGCATCACGCACGGCGAACTCAGCCCTGCCCAGGTGTTCGTGCGCGACGAGGGTTCCGTCGTCGTCACCGGTTTCGGGCTGGCCGGCGCCACCCTCGCGCCCCGGCTCTCCGCCCCCGCCTACGCCTCCCCCGAGCAGGCACGCGACGAGCGCTTCGGGCCGGCCACCGATATGTGGAGCCTGGGCGCGCTGCTCTACACCATGCTGGAGGGACGCCCGCCCTTCCGGGACCGGGGGCGGCCGGAGGCCACGCTGAAGGGCGTGGACCGGCTGCCGCTGCGCACCCCGGTGCGTGCCGGGCCGCTCACCCAGGCCGTGCAGGGCCTGCTGCGCAAGGACCCGGTGGAGCGGCTGCCCCGCCCGGTGGTCCGCGAGGCCCTCGTCCGCACCCTCGACGAGGAGACCGCGGTGGCGATGCCGAGCCCCCGGCTGCGCGGCCGTTACGCGCACTGCCCGGGCTGGAGCAACCGCACCATGATCGCCGGGACCGCGCTGGCGGTCGTCACCGTCGCGGTCGCCGTTCTCGCGGTGACCGACCGGCTGCCGGGCGGCTCGGACTCCCCCGCCGCGGGGGCGAAGCCCGGCGCGACGACCCCGTCCGCGACCGCTTCCGCCTCCCCCAGTCCGTCGGCCACGCCATCGCCCACCCCCACGGAATCGCCCTTTGGCCGCTACGACTCCCCCCAGGGCTTCTCCGTCACGCTCCCGGAGGGCTGGCAGCCGCTGAGCACCAACCGGGTCTCGGATCTGGCGTACCGGGTCGTCCTCGGCGCGGAGGGCGACCCACGGACGCTCACCGTCACCTACAGCGAACGGGTCGGCCCCGATCCCGTCGCCGTCTGGCGGGATGTGGAGCCCGGTCTGAAGCAGGCCGGCGGCTACCGGCGGATCGGCGAGATCCGGGCGACGACGTACCGGGGCCGGGAGGCCGCGGAGATGGAGTGGCTGGCGAACGCCGACGGCACCCGGGTCCGTACCTTCGGCCGGGGCTACCTCATCGGCGGCGGGCGCGGCTATTCGCTGCGCTGGACGGCGGCCGCGGCCGACTGGGACGACGCGGACAACCGCGAGGCCCTGGCCACCGCCCTGCGCACGTTCCAGGAGCCGTCAGACTGA